Proteins co-encoded in one Melanotaenia boesemani isolate fMelBoe1 chromosome 23, fMelBoe1.pri, whole genome shotgun sequence genomic window:
- the dcp1b gene encoding mRNA-decapping enzyme 1B isoform X2 — protein MVIHGIWFYDKQDCQRIAQRMRILTQQEQVLAQSQGGWLSPVAAREVAAGGEGRKVGNSEAKAVDIIQMLTKARTEYDKEKGTSEPKEIGGISALCGNPNLIKPIPVKPNTQDIEGAEPKALSLATLFGPRHQHHHHQSSNPVPPVAAPTSTGTVSRPPVARTLTYDDTVNSDRSVPTAGGHAALTGSLDDGVRPIAGEESRTDVIIQQTPNTENQEQANQPQHCPAIAKLMQGQKGVGGVLQTVSESPENRLCDNGMPLEHHHHHHHMYHHHHQQHHYHHHHQQQLQQLQPDPIKRLLQTHPPPPLATSFSSTASPFCSNPPALQENPQLSSKPTISDSASCSHLQAQQDQQLLFSLLKSQTEAQHKSQMASSALGTGLSSQMQGVVSPHELLTKLQLVQQEQGMSSHDPPRPYPGLAPRFLGSNKNQGASSSLGTLPSPTAATTGQKAALQFQVISPQRIPATVAPTLLLSPSVFTQTKASGGLSAVAQESCPPPSTLSRPSLQKEITVLSRSQLQATLLHLIQTDSSFLDSIYEAYISRFANSSSSKY, from the exons TGATAAGCAAGACTGTCAACGCATAGCCCAGAGAATGAGAAT TCTGACGCAGCAGGAGCAGGTCCTGGCTCAGTCCCAAGGTGGTTGGTTGTCTCCAGTTGCAGCAAGAGaagtagctgctggtggagaAGGAAGAAAAGTAGGAAATAGTGAGGCAAAGGCAGTGGACATCATCCAGATGTTGACCAAAGCACGCACAGAGTATGACAAG GAAAAGGGCACCTCAGAGCCAAAGGAGATTGGTGGCATCAGTGCCCTGTGTGGAAACCCTAACCTGATCAAACCAATACCAGTTAAACCAAACACTCAG GATATTGAAGGTGCAGAGCCCAAGGCTCTCTCTTTGGCAACTCTCTTTGGCCCTCGGCAtcaacatcaccatcaccagTCCTCTAACCCTGTCCCTCCTGTGGCTGCTCCCACATCGACAGGGACAGTTTCTCGCCCACCTGTAGCCCGCACACTGACCTACGATGACACTGTAAACTCAGACAGAAGTGTTCCCACTGCTGGAGGACATGCAGCCCTCACTGGAAGTTTAGATGACGGTGTCAGGCCAATCGCTGGTGAAGAGAGCAGAACTGATGTCATCATACAGCAGACCCCCAACACTGAGAATCAGGAACAAGCAAACCAGCCGCAGCACTGCCCAGCCATCGCGAAGCTCATGCAGGGACAGAAGGGTGTCGGGGGAGTGCTTCAGACTGTGTCCGAGTCCCCCGAAAACCGGCTGTGTGACAACGGGATGCCACTCGaacatcaccaccaccatcaccatatgtatcatcatcaccatcagcagcaccactatcatcaccaccaccagcagcagcttcagcagcttCAGCCTGACCCAATAAAGAGACTTTTGCAAACCCATCCACCTCCTCCACTTGCCACCTCCTTTTCCTCTACTGCTTCTCCCTTTTGCTCCAACCCTCCTGCTCTGCAAGAGAACCCTCAGCTCTCCTCCAAACCTACAATCTCAGACTCTGCGTCATGCTCCCACCTTCAAGCACAACAAGACCAGCAACTGCTTTTCAGCCTTTTGAAATCTCAGACAGAAGCACAGCACAAGAGCCAGATGGCTTCATCTGCGCTGGGAACAG GTCTGTCTTCCCAAATGCAAGGTGTGGTGTCACCTCACGAGCTCCTAACCAAACTCCAGTTGGTCCAGCAGGAGCAAGGCATGAGTTCTCATGATCCACCTCGACCATATCCAGGACTGGCACCTCGATTCCTGGGGTCGAATAAAAATCAGGGTGCTAGCTCATCTTTAGGCACACTCCCATCCCCGACTGCAGCCACCACAGGGCAAAAAGCTGCACTCCAGTTTCAG GTCATCTCCCCCCAGCGGATACCAGCTACCGTGGCACCCACTCTGCTTCTTTCTCCCAGTGTGTTTACTCAGACAAAGGCTAGCGGTGGGCTGTCAGCGGTTGCTCAGGAGAGCTGCCCTCCTCCCTCAACTTTGTCCAGACCTTCGCTTCAGAAAGAGATCACTGTCCTCTCCAGAAGCCAGCTTCAAGCCACTCTGCTGCATCTGATCCAG ACTGACAGCTCATTCCTGGACTCCATCTATGAGGCATACATCAGCCGCTTTGCTAACAGCTCCAGCAGCAAGTACTGA